A region from the Acanthopagrus latus isolate v.2019 chromosome 8, fAcaLat1.1, whole genome shotgun sequence genome encodes:
- the LOC119024541 gene encoding ubiquitin-conjugating enzyme E2 Q2-like isoform X2, giving the protein MSVSGLKAELKFLESIFDPNHERFRIIDWKPDELSCQFNVTGEKLLIIHCNITESYPSTPPIWFVDSDDPSLAEVLERLEDVRKGSTLLLQQLKRLICDLCRLYNLPQHPDVEMLDQPLPAGPITQERKHGPPDEVTSEEEEEEEMGEDIDLDQDLDHYDMKEEEPADGKKSEDDGIEKENLAILEKIRKNQRQDHLNGAVSGSVQASDRLMKELREIYRSQSYKTGIYSVELVGDSLYEWHVKLRTVDPDSPLHSDLQVLKEKEGVDYILLNFSYKDNFPFDPPFVRVVSPVLSGGYVLGGGALCMELLTKQGWSSAYSIESVIMQINATLVKGKARVQFGANKNQYNLARAQQSYKSLVQIHEKNGWYTPPKEDG; this is encoded by the exons ATGTCGGTTTCGGGGCTGAAGGCCGAATTGAAGTTTTTGGAGTCAATTTTTGACCCAAACCACGAACGTTTCAGAATAATAGACTGGAAACCAGACGAACTCAGTTGTCAATTCAACGTAACAGGGGAGAAGCTGCTGATCATTCACTGCAACATCACG GAATCCTATCCCTCAACACCGCCAATATGGTTTGTTGACTCTGATGATCCCAGTCTGGCAGAGGTGTTGGAGCGCTTAGAGGATGTGCGAAAAGGCAGCACGTTG CTTCTTCAGCAGTTGAAGCGCCTCATTTGTGATCTCTGTCGGCTTTACAACCTTCCACAACATCCAGATGTAGAGATGCTCGACCAGCCTCTGCCTGCTGGTCCAATAACACAGGAGCGAAAG CATGGGCCACCAGATGAGGTGAcatctgaagaggaagaggaggaggaaatgggaGAG GACATTGACCTGGACCAAGACCTGGACCATTATGACATGAAAGAAGAGGAACCTGCAGATGGAAAAAAGTCAGAAGATGACgggatagaaaaagaaaatctggcCATCTTGGAGAAGATTCGTAAAAACCAGAGACAGGATCACTTGAAT GGTGCAGTATCCGGCTCTGTGCAAGCCTCAGACCGCCTAATGAAGGAACTCAGGGAGATCTACAGATCACAGAGTTACAAGACGG GTATTTATTCAGTCGAACTAGTCGGCGACAGCCTTTATGAATGGCATGTCAAGTTAAGGAC GGTAGACCCAGATAGTCCATTACATAGTGACTTGCAGGtcttaaaagaaaaggaaggagtgGACTACATTCTGCTCAATTTCTCTTATAAA GATAATTTTCCTTTTGACCCACCTTTTGTACGGGTTGTCTCACCTGTGCTCTCCGGAGG ttatgTTCTAGGAGGAGGGGCCTTGTGCATGGAGCTTCTCACAAAACAG ggctgGAGCAGTGCCTATTCCATAGAGTCTGTCATTATGCAGATAAATGCAACTCTGGTTAAAGGAAAAGCCAGAGTGCAGTTTGGAGCCAATAAG aaccAGTACAATCTTGCCAGAGCACAACAGTCATACAAATCCCTTGTGCAGATTCATGAAAAGAATG gctgGTACACACCACCCAAAGAGGATGGATAA
- the LOC119024541 gene encoding ubiquitin-conjugating enzyme E2 Q2-like isoform X1 has translation MSVSGLKAELKFLESIFDPNHERFRIIDWKPDELSCQFNVTGEKLLIIHCNITESYPSTPPIWFVDSDDPSLAEVLERLEDVRKGSTLLLQQLKRLICDLCRLYNLPQHPDVEMLDQPLPAGPITQERKHGPPDEVTSEEEEEEEMGEQDIDLDQDLDHYDMKEEEPADGKKSEDDGIEKENLAILEKIRKNQRQDHLNGAVSGSVQASDRLMKELREIYRSQSYKTGIYSVELVGDSLYEWHVKLRTVDPDSPLHSDLQVLKEKEGVDYILLNFSYKDNFPFDPPFVRVVSPVLSGGYVLGGGALCMELLTKQGWSSAYSIESVIMQINATLVKGKARVQFGANKNQYNLARAQQSYKSLVQIHEKNGWYTPPKEDG, from the exons ATGTCGGTTTCGGGGCTGAAGGCCGAATTGAAGTTTTTGGAGTCAATTTTTGACCCAAACCACGAACGTTTCAGAATAATAGACTGGAAACCAGACGAACTCAGTTGTCAATTCAACGTAACAGGGGAGAAGCTGCTGATCATTCACTGCAACATCACG GAATCCTATCCCTCAACACCGCCAATATGGTTTGTTGACTCTGATGATCCCAGTCTGGCAGAGGTGTTGGAGCGCTTAGAGGATGTGCGAAAAGGCAGCACGTTG CTTCTTCAGCAGTTGAAGCGCCTCATTTGTGATCTCTGTCGGCTTTACAACCTTCCACAACATCCAGATGTAGAGATGCTCGACCAGCCTCTGCCTGCTGGTCCAATAACACAGGAGCGAAAG CATGGGCCACCAGATGAGGTGAcatctgaagaggaagaggaggaggaaatgggaGAG CAGGACATTGACCTGGACCAAGACCTGGACCATTATGACATGAAAGAAGAGGAACCTGCAGATGGAAAAAAGTCAGAAGATGACgggatagaaaaagaaaatctggcCATCTTGGAGAAGATTCGTAAAAACCAGAGACAGGATCACTTGAAT GGTGCAGTATCCGGCTCTGTGCAAGCCTCAGACCGCCTAATGAAGGAACTCAGGGAGATCTACAGATCACAGAGTTACAAGACGG GTATTTATTCAGTCGAACTAGTCGGCGACAGCCTTTATGAATGGCATGTCAAGTTAAGGAC GGTAGACCCAGATAGTCCATTACATAGTGACTTGCAGGtcttaaaagaaaaggaaggagtgGACTACATTCTGCTCAATTTCTCTTATAAA GATAATTTTCCTTTTGACCCACCTTTTGTACGGGTTGTCTCACCTGTGCTCTCCGGAGG ttatgTTCTAGGAGGAGGGGCCTTGTGCATGGAGCTTCTCACAAAACAG ggctgGAGCAGTGCCTATTCCATAGAGTCTGTCATTATGCAGATAAATGCAACTCTGGTTAAAGGAAAAGCCAGAGTGCAGTTTGGAGCCAATAAG aaccAGTACAATCTTGCCAGAGCACAACAGTCATACAAATCCCTTGTGCAGATTCATGAAAAGAATG gctgGTACACACCACCCAAAGAGGATGGATAA
- the LOC119024971 gene encoding UDP-glucuronosyltransferase 2C1-like, translated as MVPHSSLITCALLFIQLTSVSGGKILVFPLDGSHWVNMKVLIEELHAKGHEVTVVRASDSWYISEKSPLYTSVTVDTPNGFEQNFATFLSPQLEIRLQGKDASWWSRIWTRIKMQRATVDQFSQFHKGMSEMVAQMFEDEKLMQSLHEAKYDVVLTDPGIGGGALLARWLQVPLVYNVRWTIQGEAHLLMAPSPLSYVPFTATELTDKMTFPQRVLNVFSYALGMYTMSTITEPHYKPLVMKYFGPDVDYATFFLDADIWLMRNDFVFEFPRPTMPNIIYMGGFQCKPSKPLPADLEEFVQSSGDHGVIIMTLGTLVGELPQEIAEEIAAAFAQLPQKVVWRYLGERPASLGNNTLLVNWLPQNDLLGHPKTRVFVAHGGTNGVQEAIYHGVPVVGLPLFFDQPDNLSRIRAKGGAVIVDIAVLDRHNFAEALMAALHNSSYRENMQRLSRLHRDQPMKPLDQAVFWIEYVMRHKGARHLQTQSHKMSWFVYKSVDVIAALLTVVLILTFICIFIVRLLWRMMFVGRKVKHE; from the coding sequence ATGGTGCCTCATTCATCGCTGATCACATGTGCCCTGCTGTTTATACAACTAACCAGTGTATCTGGAGGGAAAATACTGGTGTTCCCATTGGATGGAAGCCACTGGGTAAACATGAAAGTACTCATAGAGGAGCTGCACGCCAAAGGCCATGAGGTCACTGTGGTGCGGGCGTCCGATAGCTGGTACATCAGTGAAAAGTCTCCTCTCTACACGTCTGTCACCGTCGACACCCCGAATGGATTTGAGCAAAACTTCGCAACCTTTTTGTCTCCACAGCTGGAGATCCGGCTTCAGGGTAAGGATGCCTCTTGGTGGTCTCGCATCTGGACTCGTATCAAGATGCAACGTGCGACTGTGGACCAGTTCAGTCAGTTCCATAAGGGGATGAGTGAAATGGTCGCTCAGATGTTTGAAGATGAAAAGCTGATGCAGTCTTTGCATGAAGCCAAATATGATGTGGTCTTGACTGACCCTGGCATTGGCGGAGGGGCATTGCTGGCGCGTTGGCTCCAGGTTCCCCTTGTTTATAATGTCAGATGGACCATTCAAGGTGAAGCTCATTTGCTCATGGCCCCTTCACCTCTGTCATACGTCCCTTTCACTGCGACAGAGTTGACAGATAAGATGACCTTCCCTCAAAGAGTACTGAATGTTTTTAGTTATGCCCTCGGTATGTACACAATGTCCACCATCACAGAACCTCACTACAAACCACTAGTTATGAAGTACTTTGGGCCTGATGTGGATTACGCGACGTTTTTCCTGGATGCTGATATATGGCTCATGAGGAATGACTTCGTCTTTGAATTTCCACGTCCAACAATGCCAAATATAATCTACATGGGAGGATTTCAGTGCAAGCCCTCAAAGCCTCTTCCTGCGGACCTGGAGGAGTTTGTCCAGAGTTCTGGGGACCATGGGGTCATTATAATGACCTTAGGGACTTTAGTCGGGGAACTTCCTCAAGAAATCGCTGAGGAGATCGCTGCAGCCTTTGCCCAGCTGCCTCAGAAGGTTGTGTGGAGGTATCTGGGAGAACGGCCAGCCAGTCTGGGCAACAACACATTATTGGTCAACTGGCTGCCACAAAACGACCTCTTAGGACATCCTAAAACCAGAGTGTTTGTGGCCCACGGAGGCACTAATGGGGTCCAGGAGGCAATTTACCATGGAGTGCCTGTAGTCGGACTCCCCTTATTCTTTGACCAGCCTGACAACTTGTCCAGAATCAGAGCAAAGGGGGGAGCTGTGATTGTAGATATCGCGGTGCTCGATAGACACAACTTTGCAGAAGCCCTGATGGCAGCTCTTCACAACTCCTCTTACAGGGAAAACATGCAGAGGCTGTCGAGGCTGCACAGAGATCAGCCCATGAAACCACTGGACCAGGCCGTGTTTTGGATAGAATATGTGATGAGACATAAAGGAGCCCGTCATCTGCAGACACAGTCCCACAAAATGTCCTGGTTTGTTTACAAGTCTGTGGATGTCATTGCCGCTTTGTTGACAGTTGTACTTATTCTGACATTCATCTGCATTTTCATTGTAAGGTTACTGTGGAGGATGATGTTTGTGGGGAGGAAGGTTAAACAtgaatga
- the LOC119024567 gene encoding uncharacterized protein LOC119024567 isoform X1, which yields MIACYMTDLYVFSLRAELKMSEKQTWFSNLKTEFENSPLVSSSALGLILTACEKVTDEEFACPCMSEWNAPFAAAFFVVPAVLIFVLMNMRCCKSEKWKKNLLFGFIDALVWVALVFMDGNYFVCAMTTWSGEFMTDVEGAPQTWCKPDNQTLTVELMMQSQRWYSLSQGIGLWFIMFIAVLLGLYQFFKKGEGEQEQEQTQEGYELTAQDAKV from the exons ATGATTGCGTGTTATATGACTGATCtgtatgttttttctcttcGTGCAgaattgaaaatgtcagagaaacaaACCTGGTTTTCTAACCTGAAGACTGAATTTGAGAACAGCCCTCTTGTGTCCAGTTCGGCCTTGGGCCTCATCCTGACTGCCTGTGAGAAGGTAACGGACGAGGAGTTCGCTTGCCCCTGTATGTCTGAGTGGAATGCACCATTTGCAGCAGCATTTTTCGTTGTTCCAGCAGTTCTGATCTTTGTGCTGATGAACATGCGATGTTGCAAGagtgaaaagtggaaaaaaaatcttctgttCGGCTTCATCGACGCCCTGGTGTGGGTCGCCCTGGTGTTCATGGATGGCAACTACTTTGTGTGTGCCATGACAACCTGGTCAGGGGAGTTCATGACGGATGTTGAGGGTGCTCCTCAGACATGGTGCAAGCCTGACAACCAAACCCTAACAGTAGAGCTGATGATGCAGTCCCAGCGATGGTATTCTCTTTCTCAG GGTATTGGACTGTGGTTCATCATGTTCATTGCCGTGCTGTTGGGATTGTATCAGTTCTTCaagaaaggagaaggagagcaaGAGCAAGAGCAAACCCAGGAAGGATATGAATTAACCGCCCAGGATGCGAAAGTTTAA
- the LOC119024567 gene encoding uncharacterized protein LOC119024567 isoform X2 — protein sequence MSEKQTWFSNLKTEFENSPLVSSSALGLILTACEKVTDEEFACPCMSEWNAPFAAAFFVVPAVLIFVLMNMRCCKSEKWKKNLLFGFIDALVWVALVFMDGNYFVCAMTTWSGEFMTDVEGAPQTWCKPDNQTLTVELMMQSQRWYSLSQGIGLWFIMFIAVLLGLYQFFKKGEGEQEQEQTQEGYELTAQDAKV from the exons atgtcagagaaacaaACCTGGTTTTCTAACCTGAAGACTGAATTTGAGAACAGCCCTCTTGTGTCCAGTTCGGCCTTGGGCCTCATCCTGACTGCCTGTGAGAAGGTAACGGACGAGGAGTTCGCTTGCCCCTGTATGTCTGAGTGGAATGCACCATTTGCAGCAGCATTTTTCGTTGTTCCAGCAGTTCTGATCTTTGTGCTGATGAACATGCGATGTTGCAAGagtgaaaagtggaaaaaaaatcttctgttCGGCTTCATCGACGCCCTGGTGTGGGTCGCCCTGGTGTTCATGGATGGCAACTACTTTGTGTGTGCCATGACAACCTGGTCAGGGGAGTTCATGACGGATGTTGAGGGTGCTCCTCAGACATGGTGCAAGCCTGACAACCAAACCCTAACAGTAGAGCTGATGATGCAGTCCCAGCGATGGTATTCTCTTTCTCAG GGTATTGGACTGTGGTTCATCATGTTCATTGCCGTGCTGTTGGGATTGTATCAGTTCTTCaagaaaggagaaggagagcaaGAGCAAGAGCAAACCCAGGAAGGATATGAATTAACCGCCCAGGATGCGAAAGTTTAA